The genomic stretch TTCGGGCATTATGAGCCGGAGGGTCGTCCAGCCCCAGTTGCGATAAGTGCTGAGCAAGACAACCTTGCGCGATCCCGTCACAACGGCTTTTGGCTAGGAAGTCTCCTGCGGGTTTCGACCAGCGCGTGCCAGATTGATTGTGCAAAGCTGCGTGGTGTCAAAACACTGATTCCGCCTGGTCGGCACCATAAAACCACACCGATCCCATGCAGTGGCGTCAATGCGACGCTGTCGACCGGAAAATGCTGCGGCACGAGATTCACACTCACAAACTGGTTCAGCAGTTGGGAGGCTATAGAGCTGTCGACCTGTATCGTGTGCCAGGCATGGGATAAATCCTGGACGCAGCCAATATCAGGCGGAAGGTCGGGTTTGACGTCCGGTGCGAGATCTCCGCCAACCAACCAAAGGCGTTGTGGGTGGACGCGCAGCAGGGATGCGTAGGCACCGCATACGGCCTTTCCCGGTGTTGGCGAAGTGGAAAGCTTGTACTGGGCCGCCAAAGTCCCAGCCATCTCAACATAACGTTGCGGCCAAGCATGGTATTGGACCACAGTTTGTGAAGGCTGGTAGGTGACCTCGGAAACTGTCGCCAAGCCCTCTGTTGGGTAAATGCGCTTAGCCATGGAGCCGTTTTCCTTCAGGGTCTATGAAGTGAGGCGAAACGACCTTCACGAGATAACGGACGCCGCGGATCGGATTGTCAGCCAGGAGCGTTCTACCTTCCCATTTGGAGAGGCCGCCATTCAGCATACCAATCCCGATCCAATGACCGAGAGAGGGACTTTCGATTGCAGAAGTCACCCAACCCAATCCATGGCCGCTGAGGTCCTGCTGCTGGCAGAGGATGGAGCCCACTTCAAACGTTTCACCATCCGTCACAGGCACCAATCCCACCAATTGAGCCCGGTTATCGTTGCATAGTTCGGGTCTGCGGCGCATGACGGATCCGACAAAGGGCTTTTTGCCGGATGCCATGCGCCCCAAGCCCAAGTCGTCCAGTGTTGAACGACCGTCCAGTTCGCCACCTACTATATGACCTTTTTCAATTGCCAGTGCGTCCAGAGTCTCAGTTCCGTACGGGCCTCCACCAAGACCTTTCACGCCAGTAAGCAGCAGGTTCCAGGTATTTTCCCCAAAATCCGCTGGCACGTAGACCTCATACCCGAGCTCACCCGAAAAGCTTATCCGAGCAACACGGCAGTCGACACCGTCGATTTTTCCTTCGCGGACCCCCATGAAAGGAAAGGCGTCGTTATCCAATTTCATGCCGGTGATTATCGGTTCCAACAATTCGCGCGATCGTGGCCCGGCGATAGATATGGCCGCCCACTGCTCGGTGACCGAAGTTGCGGAGGCTCGCAGGTCCGGCCATCGCGTCTCCAACAATTCTTCTAACCAAGACAAGACCTTGCCCGCGCAGGCGGTTGTGGTTGTCACAAGGTAGTCGAACTCACCAACGCGCCAGCAGGTCCCGTCGTCCATTGCCAAGCCGTCGTCGCGCAGCATGACACCATAACGTGCCTTGCCCACCGGCAATGATTTGAAGGCGTTGACATACACCCGGTTCAGAAATTCTCCCGCATCCGGGCCTTGGACCGATATTTTGCCGAAAGATGACACGTCGCAGATGCCAACGGACCTTCGGACCATTCGCATCTCCCGCTGGTAACCCGCCTCAAGGCTTTCGGCGCCTTGTGGAAAGTATTGTGAGCGCAGCCAGAAACCTGACTCTATCATGTTCGCGCCCTGGCTTATCGACGCATTGTGCACAGGAGAACGACGCGTGGGATAAAGACGTTGACCTGGGTCAGAACCCGCTAATACACCGATTGAAACCGGCGCAAACGGCGGCCTGAATGTCGTCGTTCCCACTTCACTGATCTGCCGCCCCCGCATTTTTGCGATTAGGGCTAAGGCATTGACGGCAGACGTTCGTCCTTGGTCTGTTCCCATACCCAGTGTCGTATAGCGCTTCAGCAGCTCCGGAGCGTCGTAACCCTCCGATGTGCTTAGGATAATGTCGCCCAGCGTTACGTCATTTTGGACGTCGACAAATGCTTTCCCTTTAATCGAATTCAACACATGATGGCGAATGGGGTTATCCCATCCGCCTGCTGGCGGGAAACCTGGCTTTACGATCGTTTTGCCTAGCGCAATCGCCGCCTCCGCTCCGCCAGCGCACCCAGAATCGCGGCATTCGTCATTTCCCCATACACCAGAAGCCGCGCCGACGCACCGGATAGGCTCTCGGGTCTCGCCGGGCAGAAAAGCAGCAAGCTCATCGCTCCACACGGGCCGGACGCCTCGCTGGCTAAGCAGATGTTGGGTAGGCGACCATCCGCCGGACATCCCGATAGCATCACAGCGAATGATCTCTGCATGGCCTCCGTTGGGGTCACCTATCTGTAACCCTGTGACGCCATTACGGCCTTTAGCCCTCAGCGGTACACGTCCAAAACGGACCTCGACGTCCGCGGCCAAGGCCGCATCGACCATGGAGCCGGACGCTTTCTCGCGAGCATCAACGAGGATCGTGACAATGCCCGCCTTGGCCAGATCGCGCGCTGCAATGTATGCGCTGTCATTATTCGTGACGATGACGGCGCTTTTGCCCGCAGCCACTGCCCACCGATTTGCATAGCTTCGCATCGACGAGGCCAGCATGACGCCGGGCCGGTCGTTGTTGCCGAAGATGAGGGGACGCTCGATGGCACCGGCTGCCACGACGACTCGCTTGGCCCGAATGGTCCACAGCCGTTCCCTGGCGGTATTGTCCAATTCTCCGGGGGAACGCTGCAGACGTTCAACTAAGCCGACGACCCCATGGTCATAAATACCAAAAGCAGTCGTACGCGTGAGGATACGAATATTTGGGGACGCTCGCAGATATCGTTCTCTTGACGCCAGCCAAGCCGACGCAGTCACATCTTCAATCGGGACGGTCTCCTGCAAGAGGTTTCCGCCCAGTTGAAAGTCGCGCTCCACCAATATCACATTGAGTCCGGCCCCAGACGCGACGCGTGCCGCTTCAAGACCCGCAGGACCAGCTCCGACAACGAGAAGGTCGCAAAAGCCTTCAACATTTTCATATCTGTCCGGATCAGGTTCGCGAGAGGCGCGTCCCAACCCGGCGGCCCTGCGAATGAAACGCTCGTAAAACATCCAGCTTCGCGACGTTTTGCCGGGGCCCATAAAGGTCTTATAATAAAATCCCGCGCCGAGAAACCGCGTGAACAGCTGGTTGAGGACGCCGATGTCGAAGCGAAGCGAGGGCCAGCAATGCTGGCTGTAGGCTTCCAAGCCTTGGCAAAGCTCCTCCGTGGTCGCGAGAGTGTTCGGGGTAGCGCTTGCCCCCCTTCCTACAGTCAGCAGCGCAGACGTTTCCTCAAGGCCTGCACTCATGATTCCACGTGGCCGATGATACTTGAAGCTACGGCCTACCAAGCACTCACCGTTTGCCAACAGAGCCGACGCCAATGTGTCACCCGTATAACCCTGGAGGCGGCGCCCATTGAACGAGAATTCGACCGGGCGATCCCGATCCAGCGCACCCCCAACTTCAAAGCGGAAGGCGGTCATTTCACGAGCTCCGAAATGGTGAGGCGCGCCGGCTCGACCTGGGAAATGGAGTGGGTCAAGGTATCGCGTTCGAGGACCAGCCAAATCCGGCAGCCACCAGAGTGATGCCACTTTTCGCGAAGCACACCTTTGGGATTTGACCTTATATAGACCGCGTCATTCCACTCCTCGAGTGACGCATCAAGTTCGGGAAACGTCACGCTAGCGTCGCCACCATACGTGAATTCACTGTGGTCGCGTTCGCCACAGAAAGGACAGCTGATGCGCATTAGTGAAGCCTTGGAATGGGGCCGGTGCCGGCCTCGTCGATAGTTGCGCCTCGCGCGAATCTATCGAGTGAAAATGGTGCTGACAGGCGATCATTCTCACCTCGAGCAATTAGGTGAGAAAAACACCAGCCTGACGCCGGCGTTGCCTTGAATCCGCTATAACCCCATCCACCGCTAAGATAGAGACCTTCGAGCGGTGTCTTTGAAATGATGGGCGAGCCATCCATGGTCATATCATTGATGCCACCCCAGTGCCGCACCAGACGGACCCTGCCTAGGCACGGCATTAGTGAAACCGCTAGAGAAGCTACGTCACGAACAGCCGGCAAATTGCCCCGTTGAGCGTATGAGTTGTACATGTCGAGATCGCCGCCGAATACCATCCCACCCTTATCTGATTGGCTGATGTAGAATTGACCGTGTGACACGAAGTCGATCACGTGGTCGAGAAGTGGCTTCAATGGTTCAGACACAAAGGCTTGCAGGAGATGGCTCTCTATAGGAAGCCGCAGACCGGCCATTTCGCCAAGCTGCGAGGTATGACCCGCCACCGCCATTGCCGTTTTCTTGGACAGGACGCGACCCCTGGTTGTTTCCACACCGGTAATGCGGCCGCCATCTCGGAGGAAACCGGTAACCTCACAGTTCTGAATTATGTCGACTCCGAGCTGTGATGCAGCGCGGGCGTATCCCCAGACGACCGCATCATGGCGGGCAGTCCCCCCGCTCGGTTGAAGCAACCCTCCCCAGATCGGAAAGCGTGCTGTCGGCCGATAATCCAGGTGCGGTACTAATTTCTGCATTGCCGCGCGGTCTAGCAAACGCGCATCAATGCCGTGGCGAAGCATTATGTTGCTACGCCTCACTGCCCCATCCACGTCCTCTGATGAATTCAGCAGAAGGATCTGCCCGCGCGGACTAAACATGACGTTGAAGTTCAGTTCGCTCGAAAGCGTATCCCAGAGCTTTTGAGAATGCCCATAAAACTCGGTCGAACCCGCCAGCAGGTAATTTGCCAGAATGATAGTTGTGTTCCGACCGGCATTGCCGGACCCGATGTGAGATTTTTCGAGAACTGCAACGTTACGAATACCGAATTCCTTGGCCAGGTAGTAGGCGGTGGCAAGTCCATGTCCGCCGCCGCCCACTATCACCACGTCATATTGCGACTTTGGTTCAGGATTGCGCCAAGCGCGGGACCATGGCCGACCCGAGACAGCGTGCCTTAATGATTCAAACGCAGAATAGTTTGTCATACAGCCTCAACTTGCCGCGAGCCAGCAGGCCACATACCAGGCGCACAATTGCGATGTTGTTGTCCCTGCCATCCTAACAAGGCTCAGGACGTAAAACTCGGGATTTCACCGTCCATAATGTTGAAGTCCGGCATATTTCGAGCGCTCTGCGCATGAAAGCCGCGAAGCCAAAGATTTTTCGGGTTCTTTTGCACCGAAACGGTTATGTTGGGCGGGGGCGGAGAGGACGGCGAGCTTACAACACAACTTGGTGGCGCCTAGCTGCGTCTGTGAACACCGCCGGGCGATGATTACAAAAGATCAGCAGCGTCCCTTCGCTACATTGGCCTGCGGCGCAGAAATTATGCGGCTCGCCGGCTCTCAAAGCTGCAAGACGGACGGGTGGGACGTGTAACCTGCTGGGGCCGCCCACGATGGCGTCTGGTTTGCTCAACTTTGGATTACGATCTTGAATCAAACAGTTGCGACTGAAAGCCCCCCCCCGTTTCTTGACGCCATCCGCAAAGATTTCCCGGCGACCAGTGAGTTTATCTACATGGATGTTGCGAACCAGGGCCTCATATCGCTAGCAGTCCGTGATTCCATCAATGAGCACCTTAACAACAGGCTCGTCGGCATCAATGACGAACTGCACCAGTTGG from Mesorhizobium sp. 113-3-3 encodes the following:
- a CDS encoding sarcosine oxidase subunit alpha family protein, which produces MTAFRFEVGGALDRDRPVEFSFNGRRLQGYTGDTLASALLANGECLVGRSFKYHRPRGIMSAGLEETSALLTVGRGASATPNTLATTEELCQGLEAYSQHCWPSLRFDIGVLNQLFTRFLGAGFYYKTFMGPGKTSRSWMFYERFIRRAAGLGRASREPDPDRYENVEGFCDLLVVGAGPAGLEAARVASGAGLNVILVERDFQLGGNLLQETVPIEDVTASAWLASRERYLRASPNIRILTRTTAFGIYDHGVVGLVERLQRSPGELDNTARERLWTIRAKRVVVAAGAIERPLIFGNNDRPGVMLASSMRSYANRWAVAAGKSAVIVTNNDSAYIAARDLAKAGIVTILVDAREKASGSMVDAALAADVEVRFGRVPLRAKGRNGVTGLQIGDPNGGHAEIIRCDAIGMSGGWSPTQHLLSQRGVRPVWSDELAAFLPGETREPIRCVGAASGVWGNDECRDSGCAGGAEAAIALGKTIVKPGFPPAGGWDNPIRHHVLNSIKGKAFVDVQNDVTLGDIILSTSEGYDAPELLKRYTTLGMGTDQGRTSAVNALALIAKMRGRQISEVGTTTFRPPFAPVSIGVLAGSDPGQRLYPTRRSPVHNASISQGANMIESGFWLRSQYFPQGAESLEAGYQREMRMVRRSVGICDVSSFGKISVQGPDAGEFLNRVYVNAFKSLPVGKARYGVMLRDDGLAMDDGTCWRVGEFDYLVTTTTACAGKVLSWLEELLETRWPDLRASATSVTEQWAAISIAGPRSRELLEPIITGMKLDNDAFPFMGVREGKIDGVDCRVARISFSGELGYEVYVPADFGENTWNLLLTGVKGLGGGPYGTETLDALAIEKGHIVGGELDGRSTLDDLGLGRMASGKKPFVGSVMRRRPELCNDNRAQLVGLVPVTDGETFEVGSILCQQQDLSGHGLGWVTSAIESPSLGHWIGIGMLNGGLSKWEGRTLLADNPIRGVRYLVKVVSPHFIDPEGKRLHG
- a CDS encoding sarcosine oxidase subunit delta, translated to MRISCPFCGERDHSEFTYGGDASVTFPELDASLEEWNDAVYIRSNPKGVLREKWHHSGGCRIWLVLERDTLTHSISQVEPARLTISELVK
- a CDS encoding sarcosine oxidase subunit beta family protein codes for the protein MTNYSAFESLRHAVSGRPWSRAWRNPEPKSQYDVVIVGGGGHGLATAYYLAKEFGIRNVAVLEKSHIGSGNAGRNTTIILANYLLAGSTEFYGHSQKLWDTLSSELNFNVMFSPRGQILLLNSSEDVDGAVRRSNIMLRHGIDARLLDRAAMQKLVPHLDYRPTARFPIWGGLLQPSGGTARHDAVVWGYARAASQLGVDIIQNCEVTGFLRDGGRITGVETTRGRVLSKKTAMAVAGHTSQLGEMAGLRLPIESHLLQAFVSEPLKPLLDHVIDFVSHGQFYISQSDKGGMVFGGDLDMYNSYAQRGNLPAVRDVASLAVSLMPCLGRVRLVRHWGGINDMTMDGSPIISKTPLEGLYLSGGWGYSGFKATPASGWCFSHLIARGENDRLSAPFSLDRFARGATIDEAGTGPIPRLH